One region of Chitinophaga varians genomic DNA includes:
- a CDS encoding ArnT family glycosyltransferase: MRKPGPSSLFFRYLFANKWLVAAISIVTVLRLSFVGAMGLMPQDAYYFFYGQHLALSYFDHPPAIAYTLRIFTDVLGRHAWVIKLADTLVTIGTLLAFYRLATFFLSRHRAWNAGLLLYSTLMVTLLSLVSTPDVPLMLWWSISLIALYKALFEGSRAAWVWTGIAMGLAFDSKYTGIFLPAGAVLFLLLSARYRRYLWSPWLLLAIAFFLLTISPVVIWNVDNQFASFRFQSSGRVGGMELHPLDFLGVIGHQAAVLIPVLLGALFYYLYKAFGRYRRRGWRVPVKQLFLLCFFLPSFLGFMVISPIYWVKLNWMMPGYITGIIWVSAWMGMKYIRWQWAVSVAVHMALAVEIIFYPVPIHSDDTMIGWEGLGKAAREIRRQYPNDFIFSADDYKTSAMLNFYLPELVYSRNVIGEPALQFDYIGTDLRRLEGRNAIFINSLTDVADDKDEQAFVKELQPYFSDVAPLPPIIVKLHGRVVRKFLVYRCFDYQPPLQPARE, encoded by the coding sequence ATGCGGAAACCTGGCCCGAGCAGTCTGTTTTTCAGATACCTCTTTGCGAACAAATGGCTGGTAGCTGCCATCTCTATAGTTACTGTACTAAGACTTTCTTTTGTCGGCGCTATGGGGCTGATGCCTCAGGATGCGTATTATTTTTTTTACGGCCAGCATCTGGCGTTGTCCTACTTTGATCACCCGCCGGCTATAGCCTATACGCTGCGGATCTTTACGGACGTATTGGGCAGGCATGCCTGGGTGATTAAACTGGCCGACACGCTGGTGACCATAGGAACATTGCTGGCTTTTTACCGCCTGGCCACCTTTTTCCTGTCGCGGCACCGCGCCTGGAATGCCGGGCTGCTGCTGTATTCCACGCTGATGGTCACGTTGCTGTCGCTCGTGTCTACACCGGACGTGCCACTGATGCTGTGGTGGAGTATTTCACTGATTGCTTTGTACAAGGCGCTGTTTGAAGGCAGCCGTGCCGCGTGGGTATGGACCGGTATTGCCATGGGTCTTGCCTTTGACAGTAAGTACACCGGTATTTTTTTACCGGCGGGCGCTGTCTTGTTTTTATTGTTGTCTGCCCGTTACCGGCGTTACCTCTGGTCGCCATGGTTATTGCTGGCCATTGCGTTTTTTCTCCTGACTATTTCTCCGGTGGTGATCTGGAATGTAGACAACCAGTTTGCCTCTTTCCGTTTTCAGTCGTCCGGAAGAGTAGGCGGCATGGAGCTGCATCCCCTGGATTTCCTGGGCGTCATTGGCCACCAGGCGGCGGTATTGATACCGGTGTTGCTGGGCGCATTGTTTTATTATTTGTACAAGGCCTTCGGCCGTTACCGGCGGAGAGGCTGGCGGGTGCCGGTGAAGCAGCTGTTCCTGTTGTGTTTTTTCCTGCCGTCATTTTTGGGTTTTATGGTGATTTCTCCTATTTATTGGGTGAAGCTCAACTGGATGATGCCTGGTTATATCACGGGTATTATCTGGGTAAGCGCGTGGATGGGCATGAAATACATCCGCTGGCAGTGGGCCGTGTCTGTGGCCGTGCATATGGCGCTGGCGGTGGAGATCATTTTTTACCCGGTGCCTATTCATTCGGATGATACGATGATCGGCTGGGAAGGGCTGGGAAAGGCGGCCAGGGAGATACGCCGACAATACCCCAATGATTTTATTTTTTCGGCAGATGATTATAAAACGAGCGCCATGCTCAATTTTTATCTTCCTGAGCTGGTGTATTCACGGAATGTCATCGGAGAGCCTGCACTTCAATTTGATTATATAGGCACTGACCTGCGCAGGCTGGAAGGAAGGAATGCCATCTTTATCAATTCGCTGACGGACGTGGCGGATGATAAAGATGAACAGGCGTTTGTAAAGGAACTGCAACCCTATTTCTCGGATGTTGCGCCATTGCCGCCTATCATTGTAAAACTGCATGGCAGGGTGGTACGTAAGTTTCTGGTGTACCGTTGTTTCGATTATCAACCGCCGTTGCAGCCGGCCAGGGAATAG
- a CDS encoding Hpt domain-containing protein encodes MEKLRQLENVTTPAYSFQYLLLVSAGDYTFLQEIAAMYLDAMMNYVDNCRQIAADKDLASLKQQTHKIATSFNSLGMEYLQPCFDQIKHTSVWDHATHNSLTMLVTTAEDNVPLLKKDLDL; translated from the coding sequence GTGGAAAAACTCAGACAGCTGGAAAACGTCACCACACCAGCTTACTCTTTTCAGTACCTCCTGCTGGTCAGCGCCGGTGACTATACTTTCCTGCAGGAAATTGCCGCCATGTACCTCGATGCAATGATGAACTATGTGGACAACTGCCGCCAGATCGCAGCAGATAAAGACCTTGCATCCCTCAAACAACAAACCCATAAGATAGCAACCTCCTTCAACAGCCTCGGCATGGAATATCTTCAGCCCTGTTTTGACCAGATCAAACATACCAGCGTGTGGGACCACGCCACGCATAACAGTCTTACCATGCTGGTTACCACGGCGGAAGATAATGTGCCCCTGCTGAAAAAAGACCTGGATCTGTAA